From one Psilocybe cubensis strain MGC-MH-2018 chromosome 13, whole genome shotgun sequence genomic stretch:
- a CDS encoding Interferon-induced GTP-binding protein Mx2 produces MSRSSSVQSMSMSEESSNDVGDNESSGVGLSASSLNYEMRRKLDIMKKLHNTGVQVDIDLPQIAVIGNQSAGKSSLIEAVSGITLPRASGTCTRCPTECHLTRTDAPWQCIVSLRITTDSNGKPLGQVRNEQFGDIIYDKSQVEDRIRRAQRAILNPQQSLDLQFFLNEREDDINTKLTKQLAFSLNCITLSISGPDVADLSFCDLPGLIASVARGGEDSSIALVEKMVVSYIKKPSCIILLTVACETDFENQGAHRLAKQYDPEGKRTVGVLTKPDRIPQGEESSWIPFIRDEREPLENNWFCVKLLSSFQLNMKLSWAQSRQLEEDFFSKKPGPWSEIEEPYRKYLGTENLVERLSTVLSDLISSRMPEIQDELEKSIASTRELLSRLAPPPSTDPRSEILTLLHMFVQDVSQSVKGVSEGFGLGAPSGLIQSITPEQENFKRAIRATAPEFWPFETRVLNGKLPPADFLHGEEQEDTREGFASSKAVASPKICLDEVNERIKKARTRELPDHMPPIVVRTYIQNIVKQWDAPSDALVKSTYNIVSAHLKQMVRDHFHQFGQGKLEQQIRGIVQAHINACHAKAEQHVKYQRKLEQKWPFTMNTHYYRDYKAKFLAQYKSAREEHAKNAKAPLKITFPQPPSTNTTAFGTTIPRPNVFGDGTSNTISFKPIEPAESSKSTPVAEANHEAQTKTTSSSEADDRNAAALEIMAAVRAYFQVAYKRFIDYVPLTIDAELVDGLAQDLLPTLYSQLGINGPKGDAICKDFAQENRKTATRRVELTKKLERLMAGHNELFAAFV; encoded by the exons ATGTCCAGGAGCTCGTCCGTCCAGTCCATGTCGATGTCCGAAGAGTCAAGCAACGACGTCGGGGACAATGAGTCCAGCGGCGTTGGGTTGTCTGCCTCGAGCCTCAACTACGAAATGCGCCGCAAGCTCGACATTATGAAGAAGCTTCACAACACAGG TGTTCAGGTAGACATCGACCTCCCACAAATCGCCGTCATAGGCAACCAAAGCGCCGGCAAGTCGTCGCTCATCGAGGCCGTCTCGGGCATCACACTGCCACGGGCGTCTGGAACGTGCACACG CTGTCCCACAGAATGTCATCTTACGCGAACAGACGCGCCGTGGCAGTGCATTGTGTCTTTAAGAATCACCACGGACTCTAACGGCAAACCGTTGGGTCAAGTGAGGAACGAGCAGTTCGGCGACATCATCTATGACAAGTCCCAAGTTGAAGACCGCATCCGTCGTGCGCAGCGGGCCATTCTTAATCCACAGCAATCACTCGACCTTCAATTCTTTTTGAACGAAAGGGAGGACGACATCAACACAAAACTTACGAAACAATTGGCATTCTCGCTGAACTGTATCACGCTCTCGATAAGTGGCCCAGATGTCGCCGACCTTTCATTCTGCGACCTCCCAG GTCTTATCGCCAGCGTTGCTCGTGGTGGTGAAGACTCTTCTATTGCCCTTGTGGAGAAAATGGTCGTGTCCTATATAAAGAAACCTAGTTGTATCATTCTTCTGACCGTCGCCTGTGAAA CCGACTTCGAAAACCAAGGTGCCCACCGCCTAGCTAAACAATATGACCCTGAAGGCAAACGTACAGTCG GCGTCTTAACGAAACCTGACCGTATACCTCAAGGCGAGGAATCGTCGTGGATTCCATTCATCCGTGACGAAAGGGAGCCTCTTGAAAATAATTGGTTCTGCGTGAAGCTTCTTTCTTCGTTCCAGCTGAACATGAAACTATCGTGGGCACAGAGTCGGCagttggaagaagatttcTTCTCCAAAAAGCCTGGTCCATGgtctgaaattgaagaaCCATACAGGAAGTACCTTGGGACCGAAAACTTGGTGGAGAGGCTTAGTACCGTCTTATCTGACTTGATCTCCAGCAG AATGCCCGAAATCCAAGATGAGCTAGAAAAGTCGATCGCAAGTACTCGCGAACTACTTTCACGTCTCGCACCCCCACCCTCAACCGACCCACGGAGCGAGATTCTGACACTCCTCCACATGTTTGTACAGGACGTGTCGCAGAGCGTAAAAGGAGTTTCCGAAGGCTTTGGACTCGGAGCACCCTCCGGATTAATCCAATCTATCACCCCAGAGCAAGAAAACTTCAAACGGGCGATACGCGCAACCGCGCCGGAGTTCTGGCCGTTTGAAACGCGCGTGCTCAATGGAAAACTCCCGCCTGCAGATTTTCTGCACGGTGAAGAGCAAGAGGACACTCGAGAGGGTTTCGCCTCTTCAAAAGCCGTGGCGTCCCCTAAAATCTGCCTTGACGAAGTGAATGAACGAATTAAAAA GGCGCGCACGCGCGAACTTCCAGACCATATGCCGCCTATCGTTGTGCGGACATATATCCAGAATATTGTCAAACAGTGGGATGCGCCTTCGGATGCTTTGGTCAAATCGACCTATAACATTGTCAGCGCTCATTTAAAGCAAATGGTTCGTGACCATTTCCACCAGTTCGGACAGGGAAAATTAGAGCAACAAATTCG GGGCATCGTCCAAGCGCATATAAACGCTTGCCACGCAAAGGCCGAGCAACACGTCAAATatcagcgaaagctggaacagAAGTGGCCCTTTACAATGAACACACATTACTATAGGGATTACAAGGCGAAGTTCCTGGCACAGTATAAATCTGCTCGCGAAGAACACGCCAAAAATGCAAAGGCGCCCTTGAAAATCACATTCCCTCAACCTCCCAGCACAAATACAACGGCCTTCGGTACTACAATTCCGAGGCCGAATGTATTTGGTGATGGCACCAGTAACACGATTTCATTCAAACCAATCGAACCAGCCGAATCATCAAAAAGTACACCTGTCGCTGAGGCCAACCATGAAGCACAGACAAAGACGACGTCGTCTTCAGAGGCGGATGATCGCAATGCAGCCGCTCTTGAAATCATGGCCGCTGTGCGAGCTTACTTCCAAG TCGCGTATAAGCGTTTCATCGACTACGTCCCACTCACCATCGACGCGGAGCTTGTTGACGGCCTCGCACAAGATCTACTCCCTACCCTCTACTCACAATTGGGTATCAATGGGCCAAAAGGTGACGCTATATGTAAAGACTTTGCTCAGGAAAACCGCAAAACCGCGACTCGTCGCGTCGAGCTCACCAAGAAACTTGAGCGTCTGATGGCGGGACACAACGAGCTATTCGCTGcgtttgtttga
- a CDS encoding Interferon-induced GTP-binding protein Mx, with translation MQPIIPQSPSFHSVSEEMEEDESTGIGLSDSSLNYAVRRMFEVMKKLHNTGVQIDIDLPQIAVIGNQSAGKSSLIEAVSGITLPRASGTCTRCPTECHLTRTDEKWQCVVSLRLTTDVNGNPLGQAKNVRFGDVIYDKSEVEDRIRRAQRAILNPNINSEKFLLDDDPTVKGLLHNQLSFSLNCITLSISGPDVADLSFCDLPGLIASVGNGGNVASIALVNKMVETYIEKPSCIILLTVACETDFENQGAHSLAKKHDPEGKRTIGVLTKPDRIPQGEESSWIPFIRDEKEPLENNWFCVKLPSSHELRMELSWAETRRLEEDFFVKKSSPWAEVEEPYRKYLGTTNLVERLSTVLSDLISTRVPQIQDELERSIANTREQISRLPPPPSADPRSEILNLLHTFVQNVTQHVKGVPELAGSNSLTGLIQSIRPEQHKFKRSIRGTAPEFWPFEKGTTNPGRLLHAHFLLSEEGDEFMEPSFARNSLPTKIYIDEVSAQIPKAITRELPGHVPYNIIEEYIRTFIKQWDVPSEALIKAVHDIIVKHLKQMVHDHFWQFGHGKLEQQVRAIVQGHISACLARAEAGVKYQWRLEQNCPFTLSPHHLTDYKKKFLALYQSAHEEQRKAKKDGPSVTSPPHPFTTPNSFAFNNTNVKQDTWTKSATGTTSAAPGFTPATPTFSSAPTSGNFKPTGEKLAFNFPPNASGFSTSSSSSTPVQDNSTTGNDPSSDPMEPALVIMANVRAYFQVAYKRFIDNVSSAIDLELVTGLAEDLWPTLVSQLCINGPNGDKICKEFAQESPKIANRRLELTKKLERLEAGHNELFAAFV, from the exons ATGCAACCCATCATCCCCCAATCACCCTCGTTTCACTCTGTCTCTGAAGagatggaagaagatgaatcAACTGGTATTGGTTTATCGGACTCAAGTCTCAACTACGCGGTGCGCAGGATGTTTGAGGTTATGAAAAAGCTACACAACACAGG TGTGCAGATAGATATCGATCTCCCACAAATTGCAGTCATCGGAAATCAAAGTGCCGGAAAATCGTCTCTCATCGAAGCTGTCTCTGGAATAACCCTTCCACGCGCGTCGGGTACATGCACGcg CTGCCCTACCGAGTGCCACCTCACTCGAACAGACGAGAAGTGGCAATGTGTCGTATCTTTAAGACTAACTACAGACGTCAACGGCAATCCATTGGGCCAAGCAAAGAACGTCCGGTTTGGTGATGTTATTTACGACAAATCCGAGGTTGAGGATCGTATTCGCCGCGCGCAGCGCGCCATCTTGAACCCAAACATAAACAGTGAAAAATTCCTCCTTGATGACGATCCCACAGTAAAAGGGTTGCTTCATAATCAACTGTCTTTCTCTCTTAATTGTATCACGCTCTCAATCAGTGGACCTGATGTTGCGGACCTTTCATTTTGCGATCTGCCAG GTTTAATCGCAAGTGTTGGCAATGGCGGCAATGTCGCCTCGATTGCTCTCGTCAACAAGATGGTGGAGACTTACATCGAGAAACCAAGCTGTATCATTCTTTTAACTGTAGCATGCGAAA CCGACTTCGAAAACCAAGGAGCCCATAGTTTGGCCAAAAAACATGACCCAGAAGGAAAACGCACTATTG GTGTTCTTACCAAGCCGGATCGCATACCCCAGGGAGAAGAATCCTCATGGATCCCATTTATTCGCGATGAGAAGGAGCCACTGGAGAACAACTGGTTCTGCGTCAAACTTCCTTCTTCTCATGAGCTCCGCATGGAACTATCGTGGGCGGAGACCAGGCGTTTGGAGGAAGATTTTTtcgtcaagaaatcttctccTTGGGCTGAGGTCGAAGAACCATATCGCAAATATCTCGGAACCACCAATTTGGTGGAGAGGTTGAGCACTGTGCTTTCGGATCTCATTTCAACGCG AGTTCCTCAAATTCAAGATGAACTCGAACGATCTATCGCGAACACCCGCGAACAGATCTCTCGTCTCCCACCTCCACCCTCCGCTGATCCTCGTTCGGAGATTCTAAATCTCCTTCACACATTTGTGCAGAATGTAACCCAGCATGTCAAAGGTGTCCCCGAATTGGCTGGCTCGAATTCGTTGACTGGCCTTATTCAGTCAATCCGACCAGAACAACACAAGTTCAAAAGAAGCATCCGGGGGACCGCTCCTGAATTCTGGCCTTTTGAGAAAGGCACCACCAACCCTGGCAGACTGCTCCATGCacatttccttctttccgAAGAAGGGGATGAGTTTATGGAACCATCTTTCGCGAGAAACAGTTTGCCTACGAAAATATACATTGATGAGGTGTCTGCTCAGATACCAAA GGCAATCACCAGAGAGTTACCTGGTCATGTTCCTTACAACATCATTGAAGAATACATTCGCACTTTTATCAAGCAGTGGGATGTACCATCGGAAGCTCTGATCAAGGCCGTTCATGATATCATCGTGAAACACCTGAAGCAGATGGTCCATGATCATTTCTGGCAGTTTGGCCATGGGAAACTGGAGCAGCAAGTGCG GGCTATTGTTCAGGGGCATATAAGTGCTTGCCTTGCAAGGGCTGAGGCTGGTGTCAAATACCAGTGGAGGCTTGAGCAAAATTGCCCCTTTACCCTGAGTCCCCACCACCTGACTGATTATAAGAAGAAATTTCTTGCACTTTACCAATCTGCCCATGAAGAACAACGCAAGGCAAAGAAAGACGGTCCTTCGGTGACATCACCTCCGCACCCCTTCACAACCCCTAATTCCTTTGCCTTCAATAATACAAATGTCAAACAAGATACTTGGACAAAGTCGGCGACCGGGACTACCTCGGCGGCCCCAGGATTCACTCCTGCCACACCTACATTTTCTTCTGCTCCAACCTCCGGCAACTTCAAACCTACTGGCGAAAAACTTGCTTTCAACTTTCCACCTAATGCGTCTGGTTTCTCtacctcgtcgtcgtcgtctacTCCTGTTCAGGATAATTCAACAACAGGAAATGACCCTTCTTCTGATCCTATGGAACCTGCTCTTGTCATTATGGCCAACGTTCGGGCCTATTTCCAAG TTGCATACAAACGCTTTATCGACAACGTTTCTTCTGCCATAGACTTGGAGCTCGTAACTGGTCTCGCGGAAGACCTTTGGCCTACTCTCGTCTCGCAACTTTGCATCAATGGTCCCAATGGCGATAAAATTTGTAAAGAATTTGCACAAGAAAGCCCGAAGATCGCCAATCGTCGACTCGAACTCACGAAGAAACTAGAGCGGCTTGAGGCGGGCCACAACGAGTTATTCGCTGCATTTGTGtga
- a CDS encoding Peptidase S41 family protein ustP, which yields MVSFELRRLVGLLVVAYPLLTSAAPPPPPPPPSPPSPPSPPAPPHPPAAADPCAKIAGLTFVPPADALACYKAFPFNETLRDNVMTNMERVFDFFTFEDFYLNSPPPFQESTNNIRATLAKIGSTKFATDYDFNKALYDFTTQLNDGHTRYFPACYNAFQNILPAPVVSLEEDGVQNLFVAPDSVEFISLLGTNYTGFFDKINFDWKRLAGAKIVEIEGQNPYDYVDLIARTVSGNYLDHGVRVNSVFTSYRISGGVFGQRIGDLAGPLDVTRTSLNMKLITVNSTKVESVEIPYLADFIGVDFTDKESFWANNCAADDSTNGVDVRGQVSNGPIKKSLRKQPKADIIDGRQSRAINLPDPFLPTAPPLDGSDDAIKTFVLPDGKTGVMFVGTFSPNDFDQFQLDTVSSVNALKKAGVTQLIIDLTGNGGGFVCLGQFLHQFLAGSQIGYPGFESTQRANPLAQKIVAAHVALGNNSIQELFYNPTQWAFLNDTIMPVTFDYNNPSAPFVVNGKSDPTSQRFHDTCTESFSQAIPETPPFDLSLLIHCATYSKVAIVSNGNCASTCAMFSTLMFERHNTKIAVFGGKPGENVEFKGMAGNQVLEWADLDTEIKSVGLKDDPLAPPDLLVNSNFRHNWRTAWSFLDETRPIAYVSELPLLRFPYTKDTYNNPQNLWTFAATKLFT from the exons ATGGTGTCCTTCGAGCTGCGTCGACTAGTGGGCCTCCTCGTTGTAGCTTACCCGCTGCTCACATCGGCcgctccccctcctccccctccccctccgtctcctccatctccccCATCTCCCccagctcctcctcatccccctgctgctgctgaccCATGTGCTAAAATTGCTGGTCTGACTTTTGTTCCTCCTGCTGATGCATTGGCATGCTACAAGGCTTTCCCCTTCAACGAAACCCTACGCGACAATGTCATGACTAACATGGAACGGGTGTTTGACTTTTTCACCTTTGAAGATTTCTACCTCAactctcctccacccttcCAGGAGTCGACCAACAATATTCGCGCGACGCTAGCCAAGATTGGTTCTACCAAGTTTGCG ACCGACTATGACTTCAACAAGGCACTCTATGATTTCACTACCCAGTTGAATGATGGACACACGC GCTATTTCCCGGCATGCTACAATGCGTTCCAAAATATCCTCCCCGCACCCGTCGTTAGTCTGGAAGAGGATGGCGTGCAGAATCTTTTTGTTGCCCCAGACTCGGTCGAGTTCATATCTCTCCTCGGCACAAACTACACTGGCTTCTTTGACAAGATCAACTTTGACTGGAAGCGTCTTGCAGGGGCGAAGATTGTCGAGATTGAGGGCCAGAACCCCTATGACTATGTTGATCTCATCGCTCGTACTGTTTCTGGAAATTATCTCGACCATGGTGTGCGTGTAAACTCGGTATTCACCAGCTACCGTATTTCTGGTGGTGTCTTCGGGCAACGAATTGGAGATCTTGCTGGGCCTCTTGATGTCACCCGTACTTCACTGAACATGAAACTTATTACGGTCAATTCGACGAAAGTAGAGTCGGTGGAAATCCCTTACCTCGCTGACTTTATCGGTGTCGACTTTACCGACAAAGAATCATT CTGGGCAAACAACTGCGCTGCTGACGATTCTACTAATGGTGTCGATGTCCGTGGGCAAGTTTCTAATGGGCCTATCAAAAAGTCCCTTCGCAAGCAGCCAAAAGCAGATATCATTGACGGGCGCCAAAGTCGTGCTATCAACCTGCCTGACCCATTTTTGCCTACCGCGCCTCCTCTCGACGGATCCGATGATGCCATCAAGACGTTTGTTCTTCCAGATGGCAAAACTGGTGTT ATGTTCGTCGGGACGTTCTCTCCCAACGACTTTGACCAATTCCAACTCGACACGGTCTCCAGCGTCAATGCGTTGAAAAAAGCAGGTGTCACGCAGCTCATCATCGATTTGACGGGCAATGGAG GCGGCTTCGTGTGTCTCGGTCAGTTCCTGCACCAGTTTTTGGCAGGTTCCCAAATTGGCTACCC GGGCTTCGAATCGACGCAACGCGCTAATCCGCTCGCGCAGAAGATCGTCGCTGCGCATGTGGCCCTTGGAAATAACAGTATCCAAGAACTCTTCTATAATCCTACTCAAT GGGCTTTCTTGAACGACACCATTATGCCTGTTACGTTTGACTACAACAACCCTTCGGCTCCGTTTGTGGTGAATGGAAAGAGCGACCCTACGTCTCAGCGGTTCCAC GATACTTGCACCGAATCGTTCTCGCAGGCTATTCCGGAGACTCCGCCGTTCGATCTCAG TTTGTTGATACATTGTGCCACATACAGCAAAGTCGCCATTG TGAGCAACGGGAACTGCGCTTCGACGTGTGCGATGTTCAGCACGCTCATGTTCGAGCGGCACAACACCAAGATCGCCGTGTTTGGCGGTAAGCCGGGCGAGAATGTCGAGTTCAAGGGTATGGCTGGGAACCAGGTCCTCGAGTGGGCGGATTTGGACACTGAGATCAAGTCTGTCGGTTTGAAGGAT GATCCGTTGGCTCCGCCTGACCT GCTTGTCAACTCCAACTTCCG TCATAACTGGCGCACGG CTTGGAGTTTCCTTGATGAGACCAGGCCGATTG CTTATGTATCGGAGCTCCCGTTGT TGCGCTTCCCGTACACGAAGGACACGTACAATAACCCGCAGAATCTCTGGACATTTGC GGCAACCAAGCTCTTCACGTAG